From one Nycticebus coucang isolate mNycCou1 chromosome 14, mNycCou1.pri, whole genome shotgun sequence genomic stretch:
- the SPTBN2 gene encoding spectrin beta chain, non-erythrocytic 2 isoform X2 — MNGDAVGRAHGNGSHAAGDFHYEAVEGSLSPGGLLLSPAAYVNSSQYSSVLEGRFKQLQDEREAVQKKTFTKWVNSHLARVTCRVGDLYSDLRDGRNLLRLLEVLSGETLPKPTKGRMRIHCLENVDKALQFLKEQKVHLENMGSHDIVDGNHRLTLGLVWTIILRFQIQDISVETEDNKEKKSAKDALLLWCQMKTAGYPNVNVHNFTTSWRDGLAFNAIVHKHRPDLLDFESLKKCNAHYNLQNAFNLAEKELGLTKLLDPEDVNVDQPDEKSIITYVATYYHYFSKMKALAVEGKRIGKVLDHAMEAERLVEKYESLASELLQWIEQTIVTLNDRQLANSLSGVQNQLQSFNSYRTVEKPPKFTEKGNLEVLLFTIQSKLRTNNQKVYTPREGRLISDINKAWERLEKAEHERELALRTELIRQEKLEQLAARFDRKAAMRETWLSENQRLVSQDNFGLELAAVEAAVRKHEAIETDIVAYSGRVQAVDAVAAELAAEHYHDIKRIAARQHNVARLWDFLRQMVAARRERLLLNLELQKVFQDLLYLMDWMEEMKGRLQSPDLGKHLAGVEDLLQLHELVEADIAVQAERVRAVSASALRFCDPGKEYRPCDPQLVSERVATLEQSYEALCDLAATRRARLEESRRLWRFLWEVGEAEAWVREQQHLLASAETGRDLTGVLRLLNKHTALRGEMSGRLGPLKLTLEQGQQLVAEGHPGAGQAAARAAELQAQWERLEALAEERAERLAQAASLYQFQADANDMEAWLVDALRLVSSPELGHDEFSTQALARQHRALEEEIRGHRPTLDALREQTVALPPALSCSPEVQGRVPSLEGHYRTLQARAGERAQALEAALSLYTMLSEAGACGLWVEEKEQWLNGLALPERLEDLEVVQQRFETLEPEMNALAARITAVNDIAKQLLKANPPSKDRIVDTQKQLNHRWQQFRSLADGKKAALTSALSIQNYHLECTETQAWMREKTKVIESTQGLGNDLAGVLALQRKLAGTERDLEAIAARVGELTREANALATGHPAQAPAINTRLGEVQTGWEDLRATMRRREESLGEARRLQDFLRSLDDFQAWLGRTQTAVASEEGPATLPEAEALLAQHAALRGEVERAQSEYSRLRALGEEVTRDQADPQCLFLRQRLEALGTGWEELGRMWESRQGRLAQAHGLQGFLRDARQAEGVLSSQEYVLSHTEMPGTLQAADAAIKKLEDFMSTMDASGERIRGLLEAGRQLVSGGNVHAEKIQEKADSIEKRHRKNQEAAQQLLGRLRDNQEQQHFLQDCHELRLWIDEKMLTAQDVSYDEARNLHTKWQKHQAFMAELAANKDWLDKVDEEGRELTLEKPELKALVSEKLGDLHRRWDELETTTQAKARSLFDANRAELFAQSCSALESWLESLQAQLHSDDYGKDLTSVNILLKKQQMLEREMAVREKEVEAIQAQAKALAQEDQGAGEVERTSRAVEEKFRALCQPMQERCRRLHASREQHQFHRDVEDEILWVSERLPMASSMEHGKDLPSVQLLMKKNQTLQKEMRGHEPRIADLTERQRALGAAAAGPELAELQEMWKRLGRELELRGTRLEEALRAQQFYRDAAEAEAWMGEQELHMMGREKAKDESSAQAEVKKHQVLEQALANYAQTVHQLAASSQDMIDHDHPESTRISIRQAQVDKLYASLKELAGERRERLQEHLRLCQLRRELDDLEQWIQEREVVAASHELGQDYEHVTMLRDKFREFSRDTSTIGQERVDSVNTLANGLIAGGHAARATVAEWKDSLNEAWADLLELLDTRGQVLGAAYELQRFLHGARQALARVQHKQQQLPDGTGRDLNAAEALQRHHCAYEHDIQALSAQVQQVQDDGHRLQKAYAGDKAEEIGRHMQAVAEAWAQLQGSSVARRQLLLDTTDKFRFFKAVRELMLWMDGVNLQMDAQERPRDVSSADLVIKNHQGIKAEIEARADRFSSCIDMGQQLLARSHYAAEEISEKLSQLQARRQETADKWQEKMDWLQLVLEVLVFGRDAGMAEAWLCSQEPLVRSAELGCSVDEVESLIKRHEAFQKSAVAWEDRFSALEKLTALEEREKEQKRKREEEQRKQPPAPEPRASLPQGGLVDGRTAPDATWDGAQPRQPPSTQAPSVNGVCTDTEPSQLLLEQQRLERSSFPEGLGSGAGEAGGPQGERQTRTRGPAPPGMAQSRSSESAHAATLPPHGLEPSAQEQMEGMLCRKQEMEAFGKKAANRSWQNVYCVLRRGSLGFYKDAKAAGVGVPYHGEVPVSLARAQGSVAFDYRKRKHVFKLGLQDGKEYLFQAKDEAEMSSWLRVVNAAIATASSASGEPEEPAVPGAPRGMTRAMTMPPVTPVGAEAPVVLRSKDGREREREKRFSFFKKNK, encoded by the exons ATGAATGGGGACGCGGTGGGCAGGGCGCACGGGAACGGCTCGCACGCGGCCGGCGACTTCCACTATGAGGCGGTGGAAGGGTCCCTGAGCCCCGGGGGCCTCCTGCTCTCGCCAGCCGCCTACGTCAACTCCTCTCAGTACTCCAGCGTGCTGGAAGGACGCTTCAAGCAGCTCCAAG ATGAGCGAGAAGCCGTGCAGAAGAAAACCTTTACCAAGTGGGTGAACTCGCACCTGGCCCGGGTGACATGCCGGGTAGGAGACCTGTACAGCGACCTCCGGGATGGACGAAACCTCCTGAGACTCCTTGAGGTGCTTTCAGGAGAGACGCTG CCAAAGCCCACAAAGGGTCGAATGAGAATCCACTGCCTGGAGAACGTGGACAAGGCGCTGCAGTTCCTGAAAGAGCAAAAAGTGCACTTGGAAAACATGGGTTCCCATGACATTGTAGACGGAAACCACCGTCTGACCCTTGGGCTGGTCTGGACCATCATCCTTCGATTCCAG ATCCAAGACATTAGTGTGGAGACAGAAGACAACAAGGAGAAAAAGTCAGCTAAGGATGCCTTGCTGCTGTGGTGCCAGATGAAGACTGCAGG GTATCCCAATGTCAATGTGCACAACTTCACCACCAGCTGGAGAGATGGACTGGCCTTCAATGCCATTGTGCACAAACACCG GCCAGACCTGCTAGACTTTGAGTCCCTGAAGAAGTGCAACGCACACTACAACCTGCAGAACGCCTTCAATCTGGCAGAGAAGGAGCTGGGGCTGACCAAGCTGCTGGACCCAGAAG ATGTAAATGTGGACCAACCAGATGAGAAATCAATCATTACTTATGTGGCTACTTATTACCACTACTTCTCCAAGATGAAGGCCTTAGCTGTGGAAGGCAAAAGAATTGGCAAG GTGCTGGACCACGCCATGGAGGCAGAGCGCCTGGTGGAGAAGTATGAGTCCCTGGCCTCAGAGCTGCTCCAGTGGATCGAGCAAACGATTGTGACCCTCAATGACCGGCAACTGGCCAACTCCCTGAGTGGGGTCCAGAACCAGCTGCAGTCCTTCAATTCCTACCGCACCGTGGAGAAGCCACCCAA GTTCACTGAGAAAGGGAACTTGGAAGTGCTGCTCTTCACCATCCAGAGCAAGCTGCGAACCAACAACCAGAAGGTCTACACCCCCCGTGAGGGCCGGCTCATCTCCGACATCAACAAG GCCTGGGAGCGGCTTGAAAAAGCGGAGCACGAGCGCGAGCTGGCCCTGCGCACAGAGCTGATCCGCCAGGAGAAGCTGGAGCAGCTTGCCGCCCGCTTCGACCGCAAGGCCGCCATGCGGGAGACTTGGCTCAGCGAGAACCAGCGCCTCGTGTCCCAG GACAACTTTGGGCTGGAGCTGGCAGCAGTCGAGGCAGCAGTACGGAAGCACGAGGCCATTGAGACGGATATCGTGGCCTACAGTGGCCGGGTGCAGGCGGTGGACGCAGTGGCCGCAGAGCTGGCAGCTGAGCACTACCATGACATCAAGCGCATCGCCGCTCGGCAGCACAATGTGGCGCGACTCTGGGACTTCTTGCGACAGATGGTGGCCGCCCGACGGGAGCGGCTCTTGCTCAACCTGGAGCTGCAGAAGGTGTTTCAGGACCTGCTCTACCTCATGGACTGGATGGAAGAGATGAAG GGCCGGCTGCAGTCTCCTGACCTGGGCAAGCACCTAGCCGGCGTGGAGGACCTGCTACAGCTGCACGAGCTGGTAGAAGCCGACATCGCCGTGCAGGCCGAGAGGGTGCGGGCTGTGAGTGCCTCTGCTCTGCGCTTCTGTGACCCCGGCAAAG AGTACAGACCTTGCGACCCACAGCTGGTATCAGAGCGGGTGGCCACCCTGGAGCAGAGCTACGAGGCACTGTGCGATTTAGCAGCCACCCGGCGGGCCCGGCTGGAGGAGTCCCGGCGCCTGTGGCGTTTCCTTTGGGAGGTGGGCGAGGCCGAGGCCTGGGTGCGGGAGCAGCAGCACCTCCTGGCCTCAGCTGAGACCGGCCGTGACCTCACTGGCGTCCTCCGCCTTCTTAATAAGCACACGGCCCTGCGGGGTGAGATGAGTGGCCGGCTAGGGCCCCTGAAACTCACCCTGGAGCAGGGCCAGCAGTTGGTGGCTGAGGGCCACCCTGGGGCAGGCCAAGCTGCCGCCCGTGCAGCTGAGCTGCAAGCCCAGTGGGAGCGGCTGGAGGCCCTGGCCGAGGAACGCGCAGAGCGGCTGGCCCAGGCCGCCAGCCTCTACCAGTTTCAGGCAGATGCGAATGACATGGAGGCCTGGCTGGTGGACGCACTGCGCCTGGTGTCCAGCCCTGAACTGGGGCACGATGAGTTCTCTACacaggccctggccaggcagCATCGGGCCCTGGAGGAGGAGATCCGAGGCCACCGTCCAACCTTGGATGCCTTGAGGGAACAGACTGTGGCCCTGCCTCCCGCTTTGAGCTGTTCACCTGAGGTGCAGGGCAGGGTGCCCTCCCTGGAGGGGCACTACCGGACACTGCAGGCCCGGGCAGGCGAGCGAGCCCAGGCCCTGGAGGCCGCGCTGTCGCTCTACACTATGCTCAGCGAGGCTGGGGCCTGCGGGCTCTGGGTGGAGGAGAAGGAGCAGTGGCTGAACGGGCTGGCTCTGCCCGAGCGCTTGGAGGACCTGGAGGTCGTGCAGCAGAG GTTTGAAACTCTGGAGCCAGAAATGAATGCCCTCGCTGCACGCATCACTGCTGTGAATGACATTGCTAAGCAGCTGCTAAAGGCCAACCCCCCCAGCAAGGACCGCATCGTGGACACCCAGAAGCAGCTCAACCACAG GTGGCAGCAGTTTCGGTCTCTGGCAGACGGCAAAAAGGCAGCTCTGACATCAGCCTTGAGCATCCAGAATTACCACTTGGAGTGCACAGAGACCCAGGCCTGGATGAGAGAGAAGACCAAGGTCATTGAGTCCACCCAGGGCCTGGGCAATGATCTAGCTGGGGTGCTGGCTCTGCAGCGTAAGCTGGCTGGCACCGAGCGGGACCTGGAGGCCATTGCAGCCCGGGTGGGTGAACTGACTCGAGAGGCCAATGCCCTGGCCACTGGCCATCCAGCTCAAGCCCCTGCCATCAACACCAGGCTTGGAGAAGTGCAAACTGGCTGGGAAGACCTGAGGGCCACCATGCGGCGCCGAGAGGAGTCTCTGGGGGAGGCTCGGCGGCTGCAGGACTTCCTGCGCAGCCTGGATGACTTCCAGGCCTGGCTAGGCCGTACTCAGACTGCTGTGGCCTCTGAAGAAGGGCCGGCCACCCTGCCTGAAGCAGAGGCCCTCCTGGCCCAACATGCGGCCCTGCGGGGAGAAGTGGAGCGGGCCCAGAGCGAGTACAGCCGGCTGCGGGCCCTGGGCGAGGAGGTGACCCGGGACCAGGCAGATCCCCAGTGCCTTTTCCTACGACAGCGGCTGGAAGCCCTGGGAACTGGCTGGGAGGAGCTGGGCCGGATGTGGGAGAGCCGCCAAGGTCGCCTGGCCCAGGCCCACGGCCTCCAGGGATTCCTGCGGGATGCTCGCCAGGCTGAGGGCGTCCTCAGCAGCCAG GAATATGTTCTGTCTCATACGGAGATGCCGGGGACACTCCAGGCTGCTGATGCTGCCATAAAAAAACTGGAAGACTTCATGAGCACCATGGACGCCAGTGGGGAGCGGATCCGTGGGCTCCTGGAGGCTGGGCGCCAGCTGGTGTCTGGGGGCAACGTCCACGCTGAGAAGATCCAAGAGAAGGCAGACTCCATCGAGAAGAG ACACAGGAAGAATCAGGAAGCAGCACAGCAGCTTCTGGGCCGTCTTCGAGATAATCAAGAGCAGCAGCATTTCCTGCAAGATTGTCATGAG CTGAGGCTCTGGATTGATGAGAAGATGCTGACAGCCCAGGATGTGTCCTATGATGAGGCCCGCAACCTGCACACCAAGTGGCAGAAGCACCAGGCGTTCATGGCCGAGCTGGCTGCCAACAAGGACTGGCTGGACAAGGTGGATGAG GAAGGGAGGGAGCTGACCCTTGAGAAGCCAGAGCTGAAAGCTCTGGTGTCAGAGAAGCTGGGGGACCTGCACCGGCGCTGGGATGAGCTGGAGACCACCACTCAAGCCAAGGCCCGCAGCCTCTTTGATGCCAACCGAGCTGAGCTGTTCGCTCAGAGCTGCTCTGCCCTGGAGAGCTGGCTGGAGAGCCTGCAGGCCCAGCTGCACTCTGACGACTATGGCAAGGACCTCACCAGCGTCAACATTCTGCTCAAGAAGCAGCAG ATGCTGGAGCGGGAGATGGCTGTGAGGGAGAAGGAGGTGGAGGCGATCCAAGCCCAGGCAAAAGCCCTGGCCCAGGAAGACCAGGGTGCAGGGGAAGTAGAGAGGACCTCGAGGGCCGTGGAGGAGAAGTTCAGGGCCTTGTGCCAGCCCATGCAGGAGCGCTGTCGGCGCCTGCATGCTTCTCGTGAGCAGCACCAGTTCCACCGGGATGTGGAGGATGAGATT TTGTGGGTGTCGGAGCGTCTACCTATGGCTAGCTCTATGGAGCATGGCAAGGACCTACCCAGTGTCCAGCTTCTCATGAAGAAAAACCAG ACTTTGCAGAAGGAGATGCGAGGCCATGAGCCCCGGATCGCAGACCTGACAGAGCGGCAGCGAGCTCTTGGGGCAGCCGCAGCAGGTCCTGAGCTGGCTGAGCTGCAGGAAATGTGGAAACGCCTGGGCCGAGAACTGGAACTTCGAGGGACTCGACTGGAGGAAGCCCTGCGGGCACAGCAGTTCTACCGCGATGCGGCAGAGGCAGAGGCCTGGATGGGCGAGCAGGAGTTACACATGATGGGCCGAgagaaggccaag GACGAGTCGAGTGCCCAGGCAGAGGTGAAGAAGCATCAGGTCCTGGAACAAGCCTTGGCCAACTATGCACAGACCGTCCATCAGCTGGCGGCCAGCAGCCAAGACATGATTGACCATGACCACCCAGAGAG CACACGGATATCCATCCGCCAAGCCCAGGTGGACAAGCTGTATGCCAGCCTGAAGGAGCTGGCTGGAGAGCGGCGGGAGCGTCTGCAGGAACACCTGCGGCTATGCCAGCTCCGCCGAGAGCTGGATGACCTGGAGCAGTGGATCCAGGAGCGGGAGGTGGTGGCGGCCTCCCACGAGCTGGGCCAGGACTACGAGCATGTGACT ATGCTCCGGGACAAATTTCGAGAGTTCTCCCGGGACACAAGCACCATTGGCCAGGAGCGCGTGGACAGTGTCAACACATTGGCCAACGGGCTCATTGCTGGGGGTCATGCTGCACGGGCCACTGTGGCTGAGTGGAAGGACAGTCTCAATGAGGCCTGGGCTGACCTACTCGAGCTGCTGGACACACGGGGGCAGGTGCTGGGGGCCGCATATGAGCTGCAGCGCTTCCTGCATGGGGCGCGCCAGGCCCTGGCCCGGGTGCAGCACAAGCAGCAGCAGCTTCCTGACGGGACCGGCCGGGACCTCAATGCCGCCGAGGCTCTACAGCGCCACCACTGTGCCTATGAGCATGATATCCAGGCCCTCAGCGCCCAG GTGCAGCAGGTGCAGGATGATGGCCACCGGCTCCAGAAGGCCTACGCTGGAGACAAAGCTGAGGAGATTGGCCGCCACATGCAGGCCGTGGCCGAGGCCTGGGCCCAGCTTCAGGGAAGCTCTGTGGCCCGCCGCCAGCTGCTCCTGGACACCACAGACAAGTTCCGTTTCTTCAAAGCTGTCCGGGAGCTGATGCTCTGGATGGATGGGGTCAACCTACAGATGGATGCCCAGGAGCGGCCCCG GGATGTGTCCTCTGCAGATCTGGTCATCAAAAACCATCAAGGCATCAAGGCCGAGATAGAGGCCAGGGCAGACCGCTTCTCCTCTTGCATCGACATGGGGCAGCAGCTGCTTGCCAGGAGCCACTACGCGGCCGAGGAG ATCTCAGAAAAGCTGTCTCAGCTGCAGGCACGGCGCCAGGAGACGGCTGACAAGTGGCAGGAGAAGATGGACTGGCTCCAGCTTG TTCTGGAGGTGCTCGTGTTTGGCAGAGATGCGGGGATGGCAGAGGCTTGGCTTTGCAGCCAGGAACCATTGGTGCGAAGTGCTGAGCTGGGCTGCTCGGTGGATGAAGTTGAGAGCCTCATCAAGCGGCATGAGGCCTTCCAGAAGTCAGCCGTGGCCTGGGAGGACCGTTTCAGTGCCCTAGAGAAGCTCACTGCG CTGGAAGAGCGGGAGAAGgagcagaagagaaaaagggaagaggaacAGAGGAAACAGCCCCCTGCCCCAGAACCCAGGGCCAGTCTGCCCCAGGGAGGCCTGGTGGATGGCCGGACAGCTCCTGATGCCACCTGGGACGG AGCCCAGCCACGGCAGCCACCATCCACACAAGCACCCAGCGTTAATGGAGTCTGCACAGATACAGAGCCCTCACAG CTCCTGCTGGAACAACAGAGACTTGAGCGGAGCAGCTTCCCAGAAGGACTG GGGTCTGGTGCAGGAGAGGCTGGCGGGCCTCAGGGAGAGAGGCAGACCCGGACCCGGGGCCCAGCCCCTCCAGGAATGGCCCAAAGCAGGTCCTCTGAGTCTGCCCATGCTGCCACCTTGCCCCCTCATGGCCTAGAGCCCTCTGCCCAGGAGCAGATGGAGGGAATGCTGTGCCGCAAGCAAGAGATGGAGGCCTTTGGCAAGAAGGCCGCCAACAG GTCCTGGCAGAACGTGTACTGTGTCCTGCGGCGTGGGAGCCTGGGCTTTTACAAGGATGCAAAGGCAGCCGGCGTGGGAGTGCCATACCATGGAGAAGTGCCTGTCAGCCTGGCCAGGGCCCAGGGCAGTGTGGCCTTTGACTATCGAAAGCGCAAACATGTCTTCAAGCTGGG CTTACAGGatggaaaagaatatttattcCAGGCCAAGGATGAG GCGGAGATGAGCTCGTGGCTACGGGTGGTGAATGCCGCCATTGCCACGGCGTCCTCCGCCTCTGGAGAGCCAGAGGAGCCAGCAGTGCCTGGTGCCCCCCGGGGCATGACTCGTGCCATGACCATGCCTCCGGTAACCCCTGTCGGGGCTGAGGCGCCTGTTGTGCTTCGCAGCAAGGACGGCAGAGAACGAGAGCGGGAGAAACGCTTCAGCTTCTTCAAGAAGAACAAGTAG